The sequence TCGGGGGGATAGCGCTTTCTGCTTTCTATCTATCTGCAATCTGAGGAGCAACTCGTGCCAGGATCTACCCCTGAGATTACAGGCAAGCCTCTGGAGATTGCAGCTCCATCATCAGCTCCAGAAGAATGCAGCAGGGAGAACTGGAACATCACCAGGGACGATAGCCAACGCTGAAGTAAAAGCCAGCGTCTTGAATGTTGTTGCCGCGATCGCGCAGATCGATTAAGGGAATGCCATAGTCGAGGCGCACATTAAACCGGGGAAATGGCTCCCATAGCAATCCCAGTCCCGCTCCAGCCACAAACGTTTGTTCTGGTAAAAGATTGGGGTTGTTTACCTGGTTCCAAACTGCTCCGGCGTCAAAAAATGGGGCAAGTTGAATCAGGGGTTTGCCAGCTTCATCCCGATAGATGGGCAGTCGTCCTTCTGCGGAAACTCGGAACCCATTGTCTCCCGATCGCACATTTTGGCGATAGCCGCGGATCGATTGCCCTCCCCCAATCACAAACTGTTGCTGGGGCAACAAGCTATTGGGGGTCAGTTGCAGATCCGCCGATAGAATCAGCAACCGATCCTTGCCAAAGAGTTGCACCCGCTGGGCTTGCCCTAACCAACTAATAAACTCCCCATCCGGGATCGGTGCTGGATTCTGGGTGGCATCAAAGAGTCCTGTCCCCACACTGACCTGCGATCGCAGCGCCCAAGCTCCGAGAGCATCCCGCCGCACGTAATCCTGCCCAAACTTGACAATACTGGTGGTACTCACCCCATCCGAACTCGGCCCAATCCCAAACGGTGTGGGTAAATTATCAAACAAAAAGGTTTGACCACTTTGGTAGGCGAACCCTAGGGAAAGGGCAAATTCCTGCCGGGTGGAGCGAATCAGCGGTTGCCGAAACCCAATTTCGTAGAGTGAATTGGTACCGCGAATGCCAAACTGCTTAAAGTTAGGGTCGGTGATCTGGTTGTCATAGGGGGCGGCCCGTAACAGCAGCGTACCATTCATGGCATTGACGGGGAGCGCATAGTCAAAATCATAGACATTGGCTCCGCCGGTGGTGGTGCGGTTGTAGGCAGCGGAAATCGTATCTCCCTGCCCGCTGAGGTTGCGATGCCCCATAATCACACCAAAGCGTTCTCCGCCAACGCTGGGAGGGGAATAGTTATCCGCAAAAAAAGAGGTGATGTAATGGTTCGCTTCTGCCACCTTCACCACCAAAATGCTACCTCCCAGTTCCTTCCCCGGTCGCAGGCTGGCCTCCACACTCTTAAATAACGGGTCGGCCTTCAAGAGCCGGAGTTGATCCTCTAAGTGACTGGTGTTGAGGGGAGTCTTAGCTCCTAGACGAATGCGACTACTGATGTAGTTACGACTGACCCGCTTGTTGCCCTGGACTTGGATTGACTCTAGGCGACCTTCAATCACCTGAATTTGTACCACCCCATTCACAATCGTCTGATCGACCAGAATCGCTCGGGAGGTGATGTAGCCCTTATTCAGATACAGCTGGGTAATTGCATCGGCAACCTGCTGTAGCTGCTCCAGGGTGACAGAGTGCCCTTGTAAAGGCTGAATAATTGGGTTCCAGTCGGCAGCGCCAAAAACCGTACTGCCCTTAACATCGATGGTGGTTACTGGGATCGGAACCGTAGGCTCGGTTGGTGCAGGAGTTGAACTGGGGGGCGTAAATAATGGGGGGGTGGGGGCTGGCAGCGGCGTCGGAGTCGGTGGGGGTTGTAAAAAGCGATCGAGATTGGGGTTTGGTCTCGGGGTCAAGTTGGGAGGGGCCGCCCTTTGGGCCACTTCAAACCCTGGAGAGCGTCCCGACCCTTCCGGGAACAATGCCTCAGACCCAGGATGAAGCCCTAGCTGCTGACAACTTATGAGACAAGGCGCTCCCCAACTAGCTGTAGCCAGAACCAGGACTCCCGGCATTGCACCGATACACCCAAAGGTAACAAACCTGACACCCATGACACACCACTCCGTAGCCTTGCTGCGGTCAACCTTGACTCCCATCTTCCGCAAAAATTTCCTCATTGACTCTCAAACAATTGATCCAATGATTCGTTTTACCGGCGGTTGACTCTGACATCATTTGACAACTTACCACGGATTTTTGATTCCCTAAATGCCGCTCCAGACGAGGTACAGTGAGTCTGGTTCCCCAAAGACAGTATTAAGAGGAGCCATCTTTCTGTCAAACCAGAGAGAGAATAACGCTAACCAGTCTTGGAGACTCTGGAGCTTATGCAGCCCATCCTGACCTTTAATGTCTCACCAACCTTGCCCTCTCGCCTCGAACCCCTGAGACGACTCTCCTATAACTTGCACTGGGACTGGAGCGTCGAGACGAAAGATTTATTTCGCCGTCTAGATCCAGACCTGTGGGATTCCAGTCGCCATAATCCAGTGTTGATGTTGGGAACTATCAGTCAAGAGCGGTTACGGGAGGTAGCTGGGGATGAAGGCTTTCTGGCTCAGATGGATCGGGTGGCACGGGAGTTAGATGATTACCTAGCGGAACGCATTGTGGACGAAGTCCACCGGGCTCCCAATTGGTTCCATAAGCAGCGGATCATGGTAGGAGCAGGCCACTTAAAAGATTGTTTTGCCTACTTCTCGGCTGAGTTTGGGTTAACGGATTCCCTGCCGATTTACTCCGGAGGCTTGGGGGTGTTAGCTGGGGATCACCTCAAGTCAGCCAGCGATTTAGGATTGCCCCTGGTTGGCGTGGGACTGCTCTACCAAAAGGGTTATTTTTCCCAGTATCTGAATGCGGATGGCTGGCAGCAGGAGCGTTACCCCACCAACGACTTCTATAATATGACCCTGCATCTAGAGCGCAACCCAGATGGCTCGGAATTGCGGATTGCCGTTGACTTTCCAGGACGGGCGATCTACGCACGGGTGTGGCGGGTGCAAGTGGGGGCGATTCCCCTCTATCTCCTTGATACGAACATTGAACCCAATAGCTCCTACGACCAAGACATCACAGATGAGTTATACGGGGGAGATATTGATATCCGCATTCACCAGGAAATTATGCTGGGGATTGGGGGGGTGAAAATGCTCCGGGCGTTAGGCCATAAAGTTACGGCCTTCCATATGAATGAGGGGCACTCGGCATTTTTGGCTCTAGAGCGGATGCGCCAGATGATTCAGGAAGATCACCTCACCTTTGCAGAAGCAAAGCAAGTGGCTCAGTCGAGCCAGATCTTTACCACCCATACCCCAGTGCCAGCAGGGATTGATCTCTTCCCGCCCGATAAGGTGATGTATTACCTGGGTTCCTATGCAGAGGTATTTGGCCTCTCACGAGAAGAATTTCTGGCTCTCGGACGGGAAAATACGGGTGATCTGACCGCACCCTTCAGCATGGCAATTCTGGCCATTAAAACCGCAAGCTTTGTCAATGGGGTGAGTCAGCTCCACGGCGAAGTGTCTCGCCACATGTTTCAAGGGCTGTGGCCGGAGTTACCCCTGAATGAGGTGCCTGTTACGTCCATTACTAACGGGGTGCATGCCCGTAGTTGTGTAGCCAAGTCAACCCAGGATCTCTACGATCGCTACCTGGGCCCTAGCTGGTCCGATGCCCCCGCCGATAATCCCATCTGGGATCGCGTCAAGTCGATTCCCGATGAGGAGTGGTGGCGTAATCATGAGCGCTGCCGTTCTGAATTGACGGTGTTTGTGCGCGAGCGGTTGCGCAAAAGCTTGCGGGAACGGGGTGCTTCGCCAACGGAGGCCGCCAAAGCCCAGGATGTACTCGACCCCTCCGTGCTGACGATTGGCTTTGCCCGTCGCTTTGCGACCTATAAACGGGCGACGCTGTTTCTGCGGGATCTGGATCGGATCAAGCGAATTTTGCTGGATCTACATCGAGATCGGCTCAAGGGTAGCCATCTCGACCCTCGCAAACATGCGGTGCAGTTTGTAATTGCTGGCAAAGCCCATCCCAAAGATATTCCTGGGAAAGAACTGATCCGCGATATTGTTCACTTTATCCGTGATGAGGGCATGCAGCACAATATTGTGTTCATTCCCGACTATGACATCTATGTATCTCGACTGATGGTGGCGGGCTGTGATGTCTGGTTAAATACCCCCCGTCGCCCCAGAGAAGCGTCGGGAACCAGCGGCATGAAAGCAGCCATGAATGGACTGCCGAATCTCAGTGTGCTGGATGGGTGGTGGGATGAGGCGGATTACGTGCGCACCGGTTGGCCCATTGGTCACGGTGAAGACTACGATGATCCAAACTATCAGGATGATGTAGAAGCTAATGCCCTCTACGATTTACTGGAAAAAGAAATCGTGCCGCTGTTCTACGATCGCGACAATGAGGGATTGCCGCGGGGATGGATTGCTAAGATGAAGGAGGCGGTGCGCCTGAACTGTCCATTGTTTAATACCGCTCGGATGGTGCGGGAATATGCAACGCGGAGTTATTTCCCGGCCAGCGATCGCTACTACCAGATGACCGCCGATACCTATACCCCTGCCAAAGCTCTGGCACAGTGGAAAGCCCGACTCTTCGAGCACTGGTATGACATTAAGATCCAAAACATTGACATCTCTACAGGGTCTATGGCTGCTGGAAGCATTCCGGCGGATGTGCAGGTCAACCAAGACATTGCCGTCAAAACCTGGATTAACCTCGGTGCCCTGAGTGCAGCAGATGTGCAAGTAGAACTTTACCAGGGCCCGGTGAATACCAATGGGGAGATTGTGGATGGCATGCCAGTGTCCATGGAGTTTCAGGGCGTGGACGACCAAAATAGTAGTATCTACACGGTTGATATCACCTATACCAACAGTGGTCTCCAAGGACTGTCCTTGCGGGTGCTACCCAAGCATTCAGGGTTAAGCAGTCCCCATGAGGTCGGTCTGGTACTCTGGGCACATCCATAAGATCCCGATCTGGTGGGCGGCGATCGCTGAACTATCCTGGGCGATCGCCGTCGATCAACGTGGAATCGTTGCAACCATTTTTGTCACCAGTGGGTCAGCCTTCTTAGAGGATGTTTTAAAAGTCTTTCAGGGTGTGTTTCACCACCCTAGCTACCTAGAAGCTAATACGAGAGAATCAGGGTTCCAGGGTTTGCGATCGCGCCTCTGAGTTGTATTTGAGGCTAAAGCCTACCCTTTTAAAACATCCTCTTAGATCTGGAGTTTTGATTTGCACTAAAATTGAGTAGGAAACCATCCTCATTACAGCGACCTACTAAAGTGAAGATCTCTATCGGCAGTTTCCGTCTGCGCTGTCCTTCACTGCACCAGATGCTCTGCCTTACGAGCTTGGGTGCAGTGTTCGGCTTCCTGGCTTCCCCAGTACTGGCTCAGAATCAGACAGGCTCTTCCCAAACAGTTCAAGATTTTATTACTAAAGATACGACTGATCCGTTCTCGGCATCAGGCGGGGCAGGGGTTACTCCCGGACTGTTTGATATCGTCCACCGCGCCATGCAGGGAGGCCCCTCCCAAGAGGAATTTACCACCGGACAGGCAGAAAGCTTGGATGCAGCCACAGCTGATTTTCGAACCAGACAGCAACAGCTGCTGAAAAATCAACAACAAACCCCTCCAGGAGCCGCCGCTACTACGCCTTGAAACGGTAGTGGTTGTTGGTAGTGGTTGTTATAGAGGCTGCAAATATACCCTTCCTAAGGGCAAGCAACATGGCTCAATAAGCGCCATTATTTTTTGGGAAGATCACGACACTGAAGGTTTTCAGAATCAGCCCCAGATCCAACCAAAGATTGCGGAAGTATACATAGTGCAGATCCATCTGAATGCGGCGGTGATAAGGAATATCATTACGCCCCGATACCTGCCAGATACAGGTGATGCCGGGACGGATGGTGAGAATTTTATCAATGTGTTTCCCATAACGCGGTAACTCCTCAGGTACCAGCGGTCGGGGACCGACCACACTC comes from Neosynechococcus sphagnicola sy1 and encodes:
- a CDS encoding ShlB/FhaC/HecB family hemolysin secretion/activation protein gives rise to the protein MGVKVDRSKATEWCVMGVRFVTFGCIGAMPGVLVLATASWGAPCLISCQQLGLHPGSEALFPEGSGRSPGFEVAQRAAPPNLTPRPNPNLDRFLQPPPTPTPLPAPTPPLFTPPSSTPAPTEPTVPIPVTTIDVKGSTVFGAADWNPIIQPLQGHSVTLEQLQQVADAITQLYLNKGYITSRAILVDQTIVNGVVQIQVIEGRLESIQVQGNKRVSRNYISSRIRLGAKTPLNTSHLEDQLRLLKADPLFKSVEASLRPGKELGGSILVVKVAEANHYITSFFADNYSPPSVGGERFGVIMGHRNLSGQGDTISAAYNRTTTGGANVYDFDYALPVNAMNGTLLLRAAPYDNQITDPNFKQFGIRGTNSLYEIGFRQPLIRSTRQEFALSLGFAYQSGQTFLFDNLPTPFGIGPSSDGVSTTSIVKFGQDYVRRDALGAWALRSQVSVGTGLFDATQNPAPIPDGEFISWLGQAQRVQLFGKDRLLILSADLQLTPNSLLPQQQFVIGGGQSIRGYRQNVRSGDNGFRVSAEGRLPIYRDEAGKPLIQLAPFFDAGAVWNQVNNPNLLPEQTFVAGAGLGLLWEPFPRFNVRLDYGIPLIDLRDRGNNIQDAGFYFSVGYRPW
- the glgP gene encoding alpha-glucan family phosphorylase; amino-acid sequence: MQPILTFNVSPTLPSRLEPLRRLSYNLHWDWSVETKDLFRRLDPDLWDSSRHNPVLMLGTISQERLREVAGDEGFLAQMDRVARELDDYLAERIVDEVHRAPNWFHKQRIMVGAGHLKDCFAYFSAEFGLTDSLPIYSGGLGVLAGDHLKSASDLGLPLVGVGLLYQKGYFSQYLNADGWQQERYPTNDFYNMTLHLERNPDGSELRIAVDFPGRAIYARVWRVQVGAIPLYLLDTNIEPNSSYDQDITDELYGGDIDIRIHQEIMLGIGGVKMLRALGHKVTAFHMNEGHSAFLALERMRQMIQEDHLTFAEAKQVAQSSQIFTTHTPVPAGIDLFPPDKVMYYLGSYAEVFGLSREEFLALGRENTGDLTAPFSMAILAIKTASFVNGVSQLHGEVSRHMFQGLWPELPLNEVPVTSITNGVHARSCVAKSTQDLYDRYLGPSWSDAPADNPIWDRVKSIPDEEWWRNHERCRSELTVFVRERLRKSLRERGASPTEAAKAQDVLDPSVLTIGFARRFATYKRATLFLRDLDRIKRILLDLHRDRLKGSHLDPRKHAVQFVIAGKAHPKDIPGKELIRDIVHFIRDEGMQHNIVFIPDYDIYVSRLMVAGCDVWLNTPRRPREASGTSGMKAAMNGLPNLSVLDGWWDEADYVRTGWPIGHGEDYDDPNYQDDVEANALYDLLEKEIVPLFYDRDNEGLPRGWIAKMKEAVRLNCPLFNTARMVREYATRSYFPASDRYYQMTADTYTPAKALAQWKARLFEHWYDIKIQNIDISTGSMAAGSIPADVQVNQDIAVKTWINLGALSAADVQVELYQGPVNTNGEIVDGMPVSMEFQGVDDQNSSIYTVDITYTNSGLQGLSLRVLPKHSGLSSPHEVGLVLWAHP